The proteins below are encoded in one region of Populus alba chromosome 2, ASM523922v2, whole genome shotgun sequence:
- the LOC118056218 gene encoding cytochrome P450 734A1-like, which produces MYDLILVSVSTTILVILVAVLTKFFYSILWVPYKIQHHFYKQGIGGPGYCPIFGNTAEKRRLVKEALSKPIAPPFHHNILHRVFPTYSVWSKMHGKTYLYWFGAKPRLVLSDPATIKEVLINTGGPFERMKFDPVTKQLLGDKGLMELTGEKWAVHRRISSSALNMEQVKGWVPKIVAGITDMLENWEGQRAGREEFEMDVHKEMQNLSADIVSRTIFGSSFEEGTRIFELQEKQMHLASLYYSHVPIPGFRFLPTEKNKEQWRLDQEIRGSIEKLIEAAASNRREEKSRNLLSLLTSSYKNHDGEQEKLEVEEIIDECKTFYFAGKETSATVLTWSFILLAIHQEWQIKAREEVVAVCKDKEHPTADILGELKIINMILHEAIRLLHSGHNVGEGDMQRC; this is translated from the exons ATGTATGATCTCATATTAGTTTCGGTTTCTACAACCATCTTGGTTATTCTTGTAGCTGTCCTGACCAAATTTTTCTACTCAATATTATGGGTTCCTTACAAAATCCAACACCACTTCTACAAACAAGGCATAGGTGGCCCTGGCTACTGTCCCATATTTGGTAACACGGCTGAGAAGCGTCGCTTAGTGAAAGAAGCTCTATCAAAGCCAATAGCTCCACCATTTCACCACAATATTCTTCATCGTGTTTTTCCAACTTACAGCGTGTGGTCTAAAATGCACGGTAAGACCTACTTATACTGGTTTGGAGCCAAGCCCAGGTTGGTTCTATCCGACCCAGCCACAATTAAAGAGGTTCTGATAAATACTGGCGGACCATTTGAGAGGATGAAGTTCGACCCCGTGACAAAGCAGCTCTTGGGAGACAAGGGACTTATGGAGCTCACGGGTGAGAAGTGGGCTGTTCACAGGAGGATCAGTAGCTCGGCCTTGAACATGGAGCAAGTTAAG GGGTGGGTGCCAAAAATTGTGGCTGGCATAACGGACATGCTTGAGAATTGGGAGGGACAAAGAGCAGGAAGAGAAGAATTCGAGATGGATGTGCACAAAGAAATGCAAAACCTCTCAGCAGATATTGTTTCTAGGACAATTTTTGGAAGTAGTTTTGAAGAAGGAACGCGTATTTTTGAGCTACAAGAAAAGCAAATGCACCTTGCCTCCCTGTATTACTCGCATGTCCCTATTCCAGGGTTCAG GTTTTTGCCAACAGAAAAGAATAAAGAGCAGTGGAGACTAGACCAGGAAATTCGCGGATCAATAGAGAAGCTAATTGAGGCGGCTGCTAGCAACAGGAGAGAGGAGAAATCTCGAAACTTACTTAGCTTGTTAACTTCTTCCTATAAGAATCATGATGGTGAACAAGAGAAATTGGAGGTTGAGGAAATTATAGACGAATGCAAGACATTTTACTTCGCAGGAAAGGAGACAAGCGCTACTGTCTTAACTTGGTCATTTATCCTTCTAGCAATCCATCAAGAATGGCAAATCAAGGCCCGTGAAGAAGTAGTTGCTGTTTGCAAAGACAAGGAGCATCCAACTGCAGATATTCTTGGTGAACTTAAGATT ATAAATATGATACTACACGAAGCAATTCGACTTTTACACTCCGGTCACAATGTTGGTGAGGGAGACATGCAAAGATGTTAA